The following DNA comes from Kitasatospora sp. NBC_01287.
GAGCAGCGGCCGGCACCCGCCGCCGGGCCGGGCGACACAGGTGGTTCGGGCGGCTCAGGGGTCTGCGCACTGGCGCAGACCTACGGGAACTGGCCCCCCGGATCCGAACAGGAACGGATCTGCCGTGGTGTATACGGTGGATGACGAGTGATCAGGACGATGCGGACGGACACCCAGCGTGCCGCCGGTCGCCGGTCGCCGGTCACCGCCGCCGGTCACCGCCACTGGTCGCCGGTCACCGGTCGCCGGTTCGCACTGTGGCAGCATGCTGGTGATCACATTCACCCGTTCGTCCCCCGCTTCACCCCGCTCGCTGTGGAGGAATCATGATCGCCGCATTCAGCGTGACCCCGCTCGGCATCGGCGAGGACGTCGCCGAGGCGGTCGCGGCAGCTGTCCGGGTGGTGCGGGCCAGCGGCCTGCCCAACCAGACCGACGCCATGTTCACCTCGATCGAAGGCGAGTGGGACGAGGTGATGGCCGTGATCAAGGAGGCCGTGGCGGCCGTGAAGCCCTTCGCCAACCGGGTGAGCACCGTCATCAAGATCGATGATCGGACCGGTGTCACGGACGGGCTGACCCGCAAGATGGCCTCACTGGAGCACCACCTGACCGGCTGAGTCCGGCAGTTGGAAGAGCCGGGCCGCGTTGTGGTGGCAGACCGCACGCAGCCAGGCGTCGCCGAGGTCGAGGCGCGCCAGCGAGTCCAGGGCGTGGCGGTACGGATAGGGGATGTTCGGAAAGTCGGTACCGAGCAGGATCCGGTCCTGGAGCTCCAGCAGGCGAGGACGAGCCTCGACCGGGAACGGCGCCCGCTGCTCGATGAAGTCGGTGAACGCCATCGTGGTGTCCAGGTACACGGACGGGTAGGCCTCCGCCAGGTCGAGGAACTCCGCGTACTCCGGCAGCCCCAGGTGCGCCACGATCAGCGGCAGCCGCGGGTGACGGGCCATCACCTCGCCGATCGGCCCGGGGCCGGTGTGCTTGCCGGGCGCCGGACCTGAGCCGCAGTGGGTGACCACCGGGATCCCCCGCTCGGCCAGCAGACCCCAGACACCGTCCAGCAGCGGGTCCGTCGGGTCGTAGCCGCCGACCTGCAGGTGCGCCTTGAAGACCCGGGCACCGGCCTCGACCGCCTCGGTCACGTAGCGCTCGGCCCCCGGCTCGGGGAAGAAGGTCGCGGTGTGCAGGCAGTCCGGGGTCCGCGCGGCGAAGTCGGCCGCCCAGCGGTTGAGCCACTCGGCCATACCCGCCTTGTGCGGGTACAGCATCGCGGTGAACGCCCGGACGCCGAACCCGCGCAGCACGGCGAGCCGTTCGGCCTCGCCCTCGCGGTAGGTGATCCCCCAGTCCCGCCCGATCAGCGGCCCGGCCGCGTCGAAGTAGGCCCAGACCTTGGCGAGCACGTTCTCCGGCATGAAGTGGGTGTGCACGTCGATCAGTCCGGGCAGCCCGAGGCGCTGCCAGAAGGCGACGACCGCCCCGCCCTCGACCGGCCCGTCCTCGACCGGCCCGCCCTCGCCGGCTCCGTCGGGCGCGCCTGCCGCCCGCCGCTGGTTCACCGCCATTGGCCGCCACCTCCCGTGGTCCGCCCCTGAGCACCCGGTGCGCTCACAGGCCCTGCGGGCGGTCACCGCCCGGCTGATCACCCGCACCCAACCTACGCGTCGGTACGGGCCGATGGGCGATGAGCCGACGGTTTTCGTGATAGTTGTCCGGACCAGACAAGAGATCGTGGTCAAAGTGGAGCGCAAACCATATCGGCCCGGGTTCAATCTCCTTGCCAGAGTTGGGTCAAGCGATGGAGATCGCCCGGCTGAGGGCGACTCGGTACGCTTTGCACTAGTGGAGGGGAACAAAGAATGATTCCGATGACGACCGGTCAGGCAGCAGCCGTGGTGACCGGCCTCGGCGCGACGACACCGCTAGGGGGCGACGTCGACTCGACCTGGGCCGCGATGCTGGCCGGGGAGTCCGGCGTGAGCGTGCTCGACGAGCCGTGGGCGGCCGGATTGCCGGTCCGGATCGCGGCACGACTGCGGATCGAGCCCTCGCTGGTCCTGGACCGGGTGCAGGCCCGGCGGCTGGACCGGGCGCAGCAGGTCGCCCTGGTCGCCGCACGGGAGGCATGGGCCCACGCCGGGCGCCCCGAGGTCGATCCGCATCGGCTGGCCGTGGTCATCGGTACCGGCAACGCCGGCCTGCTGACCGCGCTCGGGCAGGACGACGTGCTGGAGACCGCCGGGGTCCGCCGGGTCTCCCCGCACACCATCCCGATGATGATGCCCAACGGCCCCGCCGCCTGTGTCAGCATCGAACTCGGCGCGCGGGGCGGGGCCCACGCCCCGGTCAGCGCCTGCGCGTCCGGGGCCGAGGCGATCGCGGCAGGTCTGGATCTGATCCGGCTGGGCCGGGCGGACGTGGTGGTCGCCGGGGGCACCGACGCCTGCGTCCACCCGCTGCCGATCGCCGCGTTCGCCCAGGCCAAGGCGCACTCGACCCGCAACGACGCACCGCACGAGGCCTCGCGCCCGTTCGACACCGGCCGGGACGGCTTCGTCTTCGGTGAGGGCGCGGCCGTGGTGGTGCTGGAGCGTCCCGAGTTCGCGGCGGCCCGCGGCGCTCAGGTGCACGCCGCCCTCGCGGGGGCCGGGGTCAACTCCGACGCCTACCACATCACGGCGGGCAGCCAGGACGGCCAGGTCCGCGCGGTCCGGCTGGCACTGGCTGCGGCCGACCTGAGTCCGCAGCAGATCGACCTGGTGCACGCGCACGCGACGTCGACCGAACTGGGCGACCTGACGGAGGCCGGGACGATCACCGAGGCGATCGGCACTCACCCGGTCGTCACCGCCAGCAAGTCGATGACGGGCCATCTGTTCGGTGCCGCCGGGTCGCTCGGCGCGCTGGTGGCGATCCTGGCGCTGCGGGACGGCGTACTGCCGGCGACCCGCAACCTGACGGAGCTGGATCCGCGAGTGAAGCTCGACGTGGCCATGGGCGCGGCGCGGCGCGGCCAGTACGGCGCGGCAGTGGCGAACGCGTTCGGCTTCGGCGGGCACAACGTCTCGCTGGTCTTCACCAGGACGGGGTGAGGCCGCCGGGGGCGACCGGGTGGGGTAGCAGAACGCGCTAGCGGGGTAGCGGGGCCGGGCGGGGCCGGGCGGGGCGGGGCGGGGCGGGGCGGGGCGGGGCGGGGCGACCGTCGACGGTTGCGGTCAGGTGCAGCTCCGGCAGCCAAGACGTTCTACGCGCGTCACGAACAATTCACCGCGCACCCCCTTCCGAGGACGCCGACCAATCGCTGTCATGGACGCATCCACTCGGCCCCACGCCGGGTCAACCCCACAGGAGCGTCCATGCGTTCGATGCACCGCAGGTTCGCCGGCAGCGGGAGCGCGCTCGCGCTCGCCTTCACCGCAGGCACCATCGCGCTGGCCGGGGCGCCCGCCGCACACGCGGCCGACGCCCCGGCACGGCACGCCCCGCAGCCGCACACCGCGACCGCCGGGGCCAGTTGCTCCCAGGCCTACCTGCCGCTGCCCGACCCCGCGTGCACGCCCGGCGCGCTCAACCCGACCGTCTCCCAGAGCACCATCAACTCGACGATATGCGTGTCCGGTTGGACCGCGACCGTTCGGCCGTCGACCTCCTACACCAACCGCCTGAAGGCGCAGCAGATCGTGGCCTACGGCTACGCGGACACCAGCATGGCGGACTACGAGGAGGACCACTTCATACCACTGGAGCTGGGCGGCTCCCCCACCTCGCCGCTCAACCTCTGGCCCGAGCCGCACTACAACACCAACGGCGGCACCTCCTACGGGAAGGACGGCGTGGAGACCAAGTTGAAGAACGCCGTCTGCTCGGGAAAGGTGCAACTGGCCCCCGCGCAGAACGCGATCGCGACGGACTGGACCACCGCGCTCAGCACGCTGGGCCTGGCCTGACGTACGAAGGCGGGCCAGGGCCCGACCCAGGCAGCGGCCGGCTGAGCCAGGCCGGGCAGGGCTGGGCTGGGCCGGGCAGGGCTGGGCTGGGCTGATCCGGTGTCGACGCCCCCTCCGTGCGGCGGGGAGGCTCGCCGCACGGAACGGAGCGTGCCCATAGTGGGTCATGGAGCATGGCGCGCGGCCCACCGGATCAGCACCGGCCGGGGAAACGGCAGCACAAGGAGCAGCACCGGTCAGCCGGCGGTCGGCACTGGTGGCGGGGGTCGGCGCCGGGGTGCTCGCCCTCGCCGGATGCGCCGGCGGGAGCAAGCCGGGCCCCAGCGGAGCCACGGGCACGGGCACGGCGGCCCGGACAACGACAGCGACTCCCAGCACGACCACCTCCGCCGGCGCTGGCGGTACCGCGACATCGTCGCCCTCCTCACCAACCACGACCGGTTCGGGCGGCCTGCCGGCCACCACGCCGTGGGTCCCCGGGCCCGGTGAGATCCAACCGGACGTCAAACTGCGGGCGGTGCAGCTGGTCGAGGCGCTCAGCAGCTGGCCGCCCGGCGGCTCGGGTGCGCCGGCGGCCCGCGCGCGGGTCGGCACGCTCGGCGGCGTGGACGGCGCGCTCGTCGACCAGGCCGGCCCGCTGCTCACCCCCGCCGACCAGGCCGCCCTGCAGGTGATCGACGCCCAGTACGGCGGAATCCTGGCCACCAC
Coding sequences within:
- a CDS encoding MTH1187 family thiamine-binding protein, whose product is MIAAFSVTPLGIGEDVAEAVAAAVRVVRASGLPNQTDAMFTSIEGEWDEVMAVIKEAVAAVKPFANRVSTVIKIDDRTGVTDGLTRKMASLEHHLTG
- a CDS encoding amidohydrolase family protein, yielding MAVNQRRAAGAPDGAGEGGPVEDGPVEGGAVVAFWQRLGLPGLIDVHTHFMPENVLAKVWAYFDAAGPLIGRDWGITYREGEAERLAVLRGFGVRAFTAMLYPHKAGMAEWLNRWAADFAARTPDCLHTATFFPEPGAERYVTEAVEAGARVFKAHLQVGGYDPTDPLLDGVWGLLAERGIPVVTHCGSGPAPGKHTGPGPIGEVMARHPRLPLIVAHLGLPEYAEFLDLAEAYPSVYLDTTMAFTDFIEQRAPFPVEARPRLLELQDRILLGTDFPNIPYPYRHALDSLARLDLGDAWLRAVCHHNAARLFQLPDSAGQVVLQ
- a CDS encoding beta-ketoacyl synthase, which produces MTTGQAAAVVTGLGATTPLGGDVDSTWAAMLAGESGVSVLDEPWAAGLPVRIAARLRIEPSLVLDRVQARRLDRAQQVALVAAREAWAHAGRPEVDPHRLAVVIGTGNAGLLTALGQDDVLETAGVRRVSPHTIPMMMPNGPAACVSIELGARGGAHAPVSACASGAEAIAAGLDLIRLGRADVVVAGGTDACVHPLPIAAFAQAKAHSTRNDAPHEASRPFDTGRDGFVFGEGAAVVVLERPEFAAARGAQVHAALAGAGVNSDAYHITAGSQDGQVRAVRLALAAADLSPQQIDLVHAHATSTELGDLTEAGTITEAIGTHPVVTASKSMTGHLFGAAGSLGALVAILALRDGVLPATRNLTELDPRVKLDVAMGAARRGQYGAAVANAFGFGGHNVSLVFTRTG